A genomic region of Papaver somniferum cultivar HN1 chromosome 7, ASM357369v1, whole genome shotgun sequence contains the following coding sequences:
- the LOC113295947 gene encoding uncharacterized protein LOC113295947 → MKESVQPHVPQFSGKNYDRWSIQMKVLFGFQELTEVVEAGFFDVNDPVVGAALPQAQRDELRENRRKDKKALYFIHQALDDALRDNGEVLADSRVVEKIMRSLTEPFDYVVAAIEEGKDMSSITIDGLEGSLCAYEFRMKQRRPSSLEHALQSKVVITEKGSSSNANSSSPGKGTSPRKKDKSTVQCYRCKLNGHYRSECRMKLPKKNAEHANYVELEEEERLFFTCSGDDDEEHRNNWYLTQVAQTICVVTRSYF, encoded by the exons ATGAAAGAATCAGTTCAGCCTCACGTTCCGCAGTTTAGTGGGAAGAATTATGATCGGTGGAGTATCCAGATgaaagttttatttggttttcagGAGCTTACCGAGGTGGTGGAGGCTGGATTCTTCGATGTAAATGATCCGGTAGTTGGTGCAGCTCTTCCTCAAGCCCAGAGGGATGAATTGAGAGAGAACAGAAGGAAGGACAAGAAAGCTTTGTACTTCATACACCAAGCCCTTGATGATGCA TTAAGGGATAATGGTGAAGTGTTAGCTGATTCTCGTGTTGTTGAGAAGATTATGCGATCGCTAACGGAACCTTTTGACTATGTTGTTGCTGCAATCGAAGAAGGCAAAGATATGTCTTCTATTACCATTGATGGGTTGGAAGGTTCTTTATGTGCTTATGAATTCAGGATGAAACAACGAAGGCCGAGTTCCTTGGAACATGCTTTACAAAGCAAAGTCGTCATCACTGAGAAGGGAAGCTCCAGCAATGCCAACTCCTCAAGTCCAGGCAAAGGCACATCTCCGCGCAAGAAAGATAAGTCCACTGTTCAATGTTATCGCTGTAAACTCAATGGACATTATCGATCTGAATGTAGAATGAAGTTGCCAAAGAAAAATGCTGAGCATGCTAACTATGTGGAGTTAGAAGAAGAGGAGCGTTTATTCTTCACTTGTAgcggtgatgatgatgaagaacatcgCAACAATTGGTACCTGACACAGGTTGCACAAACCATATGTGTGGTAACAAGGAGCTATTTCTGA
- the LOC113295948 gene encoding uncharacterized protein LOC113295948, protein MTKHFEMTDMGLMSYFLGLEVMQTTEGIFISQKKFAGDILRRFKMEFCNPIKTPVEARSHLSKAGNGELVNASTYRSLVGSLRYLTNTRPDIVFGVGFISRFMETPSQDHLQAAKRILRYVKGTQSHGLFYTSAKTCNLVGYSDSDWAGDVEDRKSTSGFVFHMGSSVVSWSSKKQQVVALSTTEAEYMAAASSASQAVRISVLIPAKDGHSGIQQKTVAIIPKFQSGQETVDALERQSNWQDIRYAQERSSPRIMKKNETRQRISSPKKKNVGPSRQRYSNSYEDSYWRQR, encoded by the exons ATGACTAAACATTTTGAGATGACTGATATGGGACTCATGTCTTACTTCCTCGGTCTTGAAGTCATGCAGACAACTGAAGGTATCTTCATTTCCCAAAAGAAGTTTGCTGGAGATATTTTGAGGCGATTCAAGATGGAATTTTGTAATCCCATCAAGACACCAGTTGAAGCAAGGTCACATTTGAGTAAAGCTGGAAATGGAGAGCTTGTCAATGCCTCTACTTATCGGAGTTTAGTTGGGAGTCTTCGTTATCTTACCAATACACGGCCTGATATAGTATTTGGAGTGGGTTTCATCAGCCGTTTTATGGAGACACCAAGTCAGGATCACTTACAAGCTGCCAAACGCATTTTGCGGTATGTCAAAGGTACTCAAAGTCATGGTTTATTTTATACTTCAGCTAAAACCTGCAATCTGGTGGGATATAGTGATAGTGATTGGGCAGGAGATGTGGAAGATAGGAAGAGCACCTCTGGTTTTGTGTTTCATATGGGTTCTAGTGTTGTGTCTTGGTCGTCGAAGAAGCAACAGGTTGTCGCTCTTTCAACTACAGAAGCTGAATACATGGCTGCAGCTTCAAGTGCTTCTCAAGCAGTCA GAATTAGTGTTTTAATTCCTGCAAAGGATGGGCATTCCGGCATCCAACAGAAGACTGTAGCAATTATTCCGAAATTTCAATCAGGTCAGGAGACGGTGGATGCACTTGAGAGACAATCAAACTGGCAAGATATTCGATATGCGCAGGAAAGATCGAGTCCAAGAATTATGAAGAAAAATGAGACTCGGCAGAGAATATCTTCCCCAAAGAAGAAAAATGTTGGTCCATCCCGGCAGAGATACAGTAATTCTTATGAAGATTCATACTGGCGCCAACGTTGA
- the LOC113299576 gene encoding probable serine/threonine-protein kinase WNK11 — protein MACDQTNDDDKDSEPFVELDPTGRYGRYCDLLGTGAVKKVYRAFDQEEGIEVAWNQVFLNSFSGDEMMIDRLFAEVRLHRSLRDDNIIAFYNHWTDDKQNTLNFITEICTSGNLREYRKKHRHISLKALKKWCRQILRGLEYLHTHEPCIIHRDLNCSNIFINGNVGQVKIGDLGLAAMVGKNHSAHSVLGTPEFMAPELYDENYTEMVDIYSYGLCVLELVTLELPYLKLTAGIRPQAMNKVKHPEVKEFIERCLAKPRARPSASELLRDPFFDGLDDDEEVDVSF, from the exons ATGGCGTGTGATCAAACGAACGATGATGATAAAGATTCAGAACCGTTCGTTGAATTAGATCCAACTGGTAGATATGGGAGATACTGTGATCTATTAGGTACTGGTGCAGTAAAGAAGGTGTACAGAGCTTTTGATCAAGAAGAAGGGATAGAAGTTGCTTGGAATCAAGTTTTCTTGAATAGTTTCAGTGGTGATGAGATGATGATCGATCGGCTTTTTGCTGAAGTTCGATTACATCGGTCTTTGAGAGATGATAATATAATTGCTTTTTACAATCATTGGACTGATGATAAACAGAATACGTTGAATTTCATCACAGAAATTTGTACTTCTGGTAATCTGAGAGAATATCGTAAGAAACATCGCCATATTTCTCTCAAAGCTTTGAAGAAATGGTGTAGACAGATTCTTAGAGGTTTAGAATATCTCCATACCCATGAACCCTGTATCATTCACAGAGATCTCAATTGCAGTAATATCTTCATTAATGGAAATGTCGGTCAG GTGAAGATAGGGGATTTGGGTTTAGCGGCAATGGTAGGAAAAAATCATTCAGCACATTCAGTACTTGGAACACCAGAATTTATGGCACCAGAATTATATGATGAGAATTACACAGAGATGGTTGATATCTACTCATATGGATTATGTgtgttagaattggtgacactggAATTACCCTACCTCAAGCTTACTGCAGGAATAAGGCCTCAAGCTATGAACAAAGTGAAACACCCAGAGGTGAAAGAATTCATCGAAAGATGTCTCGCTAAACCTAGAGCCAGACCTTCTGCTTCAGAATTACTGCGTGACCCTTTCTTTGATGGACTTGATGATGACGAAGAAGTAGATGTTAGTTTTTAG